In the Hylaeus volcanicus isolate JK05 chromosome 1, UHH_iyHylVolc1.0_haploid, whole genome shotgun sequence genome, one interval contains:
- the LOC128879072 gene encoding phosphorylated adapter RNA export protein-like, with translation MEAEPLELEEGEVIDDEANDIETYNVLERPHPVPNKEEHVKMGYSDESDDSVDTDSDSDSDSGRIRSKRPKLKLKRSRNSTKNWGGRSDKYKIWCTQLQEESLTEDLVLCGVTKKRYQERNVENYNVPHHYAVNCEWNMENRNNNSSEDEKDGERRLTNKRTNSDRSNIKLRLGKRRNSMDVDNQKGAVRKIADLSTTNESTDADVATDISSKLNEKKNLLIRRIVDIIGKEKAINFFQETKKIEEGGGMLIMNGSRRRTAGGVYLWLVKNDKHIPQEKIREIFYDDKKEIADQKKSDANARRQKAQELIKCLENGSEKDLPALLTKAELSTREIAEEARLRRGEGMDRMPMDSDRTVTNPPPSPVTDDPDHSEQPLVQRHIQDYEEDFLDVGVDIDSMEVL, from the exons atggAAGCAGAACCCTTAGAACTTGAGGAAGGCGAAGTTATCGATGACGAG GCAAACGACATCGAAACGTACAATGTTTTGGAAAGACCTCATCCAGTTCCAAATAAAGAGGAACATGTAAAAATGGGTTATAGCGATGAATCCGATGATTCTGTGGACACAGACAGTGATTCTGATTCAGATTCTGGTCGTATCAGAAGTAAAAGACCTAAATTAAAACTGAAACGATCTAGAAATTCAACCAAAAACTGGGGAGGCAGAAGTGATAAGTACAAAATATGGTGTACTCAATTACAAGAGGAATCCTTAACGGAAGATTTAGTATTGTGTGGTGTAACAAAAAAACGATACCAGGAGCGTAATGTTGAGAATTATAACGTTCCTCACCATTATGCTGTAAATTGTGAATGGAATATGGAGAATCGTAACAATAATAGTTCAGAGGATGAGAAGGATGGTGAAAGGagattaacgaataaaagaacaaaCTCTGACagaagtaatattaaattaagattAGGAAAGAGACGTAATTCAATGGATGTAGATAATCAAAAAGGAGCTGTACGAAAAATAGCAGATTTAAGTACAACAAATGAATCAACCGATGCAGATGTAGCCACTGATATATCATCGAAActtaatgagaaaaaaaatctccTTATAA GAAGAATTGTAGATATAATTGGCAAAGAAAAagctattaatttcttccaagaaacaaaaaaaattgaagaaggaGGTGGCATGCTGATAATGAATGGATCAAGAAGAAGAACTGCAGGGGGTGTTTATTTATGGTtagtaaaaaatgataaacacATCCCTCAagaaaaaataagagaaatttTTTACGACGATAAAAAAGAGATCGCCGACCAAAAAAAGTCTGACGCTAATGCAAGGAGGCAGAAAGCACAAGAACTAATTAAATGCCTAGAAA ATGGTTCAGAAAAAGATCTTCCTGCCTTATTAACAAAGGCAGAACTTTCTACGCGGGAAATAGCTGAAGAAGCGAGATTAAGACGCGGAGAAGGCATGGATAGAATGCCTATGGATTCTGATCGTACAGTAACTAATCCCCCACCTAGCCCTGTAACAGATGATCCAGATCATTCGGAACAGCCACTTGTCCAAAGGCATATTCAAGACTATGAAGAAGACTTTCTTGATGTTGGAGTAGATATAGATAGTATGGAAgtactttaa